A genomic region of Jeotgalibaca ciconiae contains the following coding sequences:
- a CDS encoding uracil-xanthine permease family protein produces the protein MAINQRPLLLDVEEKPPFLKGILLSFQHVFAMFGATILVPLILGMPVSVALFASGIGTLIYQIATKAKVPVYLGSSFAYITAMGVAMEQMGGDISAAQTGVILVGFIYVIAATLVKLIGTKWIDKLLPPIVIGPMIMVIGLGLASSAVTNAGFVSGGDLRNVFVATVTFLITAFVNTKGKGFFKIIPFLCGIVGGYIVAAVIGIVDITPVIEAKWFEIPQFYLPFETAYFDSYELYFGPEALALVPVALVTISEHIGDHTVLSKICNREFLKNPGLSRTLIGDGVATAVSAFIGGPANTTYGENTGVVGMTRIASVAVIRNAAILAMAMSFLGKFTALISTIPNAVLGGMSILLYGVIASNGLKVLIEEQVDFGKVRNLIIASSMLVLGLGGASLDMGVISLSGTALSALAGIVLNLILPHEEEYAPKDVPEMSLDKEKHVEEM, from the coding sequence ATGGCAATTAATCAAAGACCATTATTGTTGGATGTAGAAGAAAAGCCACCATTTTTAAAAGGTATTTTATTAAGTTTTCAGCACGTTTTTGCCATGTTTGGTGCAACCATTCTAGTACCGTTGATTTTAGGAATGCCCGTTTCGGTTGCTTTATTTGCAAGCGGGATTGGGACGCTAATCTATCAAATCGCGACGAAAGCAAAGGTTCCTGTTTATCTAGGCTCGTCTTTTGCTTATATTACGGCGATGGGTGTTGCGATGGAACAGATGGGCGGAGACATTAGCGCAGCACAAACAGGTGTTATTTTAGTCGGATTCATCTATGTTATTGCAGCCACTCTTGTAAAATTAATAGGAACAAAATGGATCGATAAGCTGTTGCCCCCTATCGTAATTGGACCAATGATTATGGTAATTGGCTTGGGCTTGGCAAGTTCTGCTGTAACGAATGCGGGATTTGTGTCCGGAGGAGATTTAAGAAATGTTTTTGTTGCGACGGTAACATTCTTGATTACAGCCTTTGTGAATACAAAAGGAAAGGGATTTTTCAAAATTATTCCCTTTTTATGTGGAATCGTTGGAGGATACATTGTAGCTGCAGTAATTGGTATTGTTGATATCACACCGGTTATTGAAGCAAAGTGGTTTGAAATACCCCAATTCTATCTGCCTTTTGAAACAGCCTATTTTGACTCTTATGAATTATACTTTGGACCAGAAGCGTTGGCGTTAGTACCAGTAGCATTAGTTACCATTTCTGAGCATATTGGAGATCATACTGTATTAAGCAAAATTTGTAATCGCGAATTTTTAAAAAATCCAGGTTTGTCTCGTACGCTAATAGGCGACGGGGTAGCAACTGCAGTCTCAGCGTTTATTGGCGGGCCTGCCAACACAACCTACGGAGAAAATACGGGAGTAGTAGGAATGACACGTATTGCCTCTGTTGCTGTCATTCGTAACGCAGCAATTCTCGCTATGGCGATGAGTTTCTTAGGGAAATTTACAGCCTTGATCTCGACAATTCCAAATGCAGTGTTGGGCGGAATGTCGATCTTGCTGTACGGAGTTATTGCAAGCAACGGATTAAAAGTGTTGATTGAAGAACAAGTCGATTTTGGCAAAGTACGCAACTTAATCATTGCTAGCTCGATGCTTGTGTTAGGGCTAGGCGGCGCATCTTTAGATATGGGTGTTATCTCGTTATCTGGTACAGCTTTGAGTGCTCTTGCGGGAATTGTCTTAAATCTGATTCTTCCTCATGAAGAAGAATATGCACCAAAAGATGTTCCTGAAATGTCATTAGATAAAGAAAAACACGTGGAAGAAATGTAA
- a CDS encoding oxaloacetate decarboxylase subunit alpha — translation MSSKLININETVLRDAHQSLMATRMSTADMLPIIEVMNRAGYYALECWGGATYDAAIRFLDEDPWERLREIRKRAPDAKLMMLLRGQNLIGYRHYADDIVDKFIEKSVENGIDIFRIFDALNDPRNIQSSFDAVKKYGAHAQLTICYTISDVHTIAYYTDLVKQFVNMGADSICLKDMAGIITPKVVRELVTAIKKVTDIPLNIHTHSTSGIAQMTYLAAVEAGVDIIDCAISPFSEGTSQPTTESMALALEELGYKTNLNIDRLEEIADYFKGIRNKYLDSGILDPKMLFSDPKALIYQVPGGMLSNLNSQLKQAKAIDRYDEVLQEVPRVWKDLGFPPLVTPMSQMVGTQAVFNVLAGERYRMVPTEVKDYLHGKYGKTPVPVKEDFRKSIIGDDKVITHRPADDIAPEFEKLKKELGELAKTDEDVLTYALFPQVGKAYLKKKYHPEEDENHPIRIQARYRRGG, via the coding sequence TTGTCTAGTAAACTAATCAATATCAACGAAACAGTCTTAAGAGATGCTCATCAAAGTTTGATGGCAACTCGAATGAGCACAGCCGACATGTTGCCGATTATTGAAGTGATGAACCGAGCTGGCTATTATGCCTTAGAATGTTGGGGAGGCGCTACCTACGATGCTGCTATACGTTTTCTAGATGAAGATCCCTGGGAACGGCTGCGGGAAATCCGAAAACGTGCACCCGATGCAAAACTTATGATGTTATTACGCGGGCAAAATTTAATTGGTTATCGTCATTATGCGGATGATATCGTCGATAAATTCATTGAAAAATCGGTCGAAAACGGTATTGATATTTTCCGTATTTTTGATGCTTTAAATGATCCACGAAATATCCAATCCTCTTTCGATGCTGTCAAAAAATATGGTGCACATGCTCAGTTGACAATTTGTTATACCATCAGTGACGTTCATACAATCGCCTACTATACAGATCTGGTAAAACAATTCGTAAATATGGGCGCTGATTCGATTTGCTTAAAAGATATGGCAGGCATCATTACTCCAAAAGTTGTCAGAGAACTGGTTACTGCTATTAAAAAAGTGACGGATATTCCTCTAAACATTCACACACATTCTACAAGCGGAATTGCTCAAATGACTTATTTAGCAGCTGTGGAAGCGGGCGTCGATATCATCGATTGTGCGATTTCACCTTTTTCTGAAGGAACAAGTCAACCTACCACAGAATCAATGGCTCTTGCTCTCGAAGAATTAGGATACAAAACCAATCTCAACATTGACCGACTGGAAGAAATTGCTGATTACTTCAAAGGTATTCGTAATAAATATTTGGATTCAGGCATCCTAGACCCTAAAATGCTTTTTTCAGATCCCAAAGCTCTTATATACCAAGTTCCGGGTGGCATGCTCTCCAATCTCAACTCTCAATTAAAACAGGCCAAAGCAATTGACCGCTATGATGAAGTGCTTCAAGAAGTTCCTCGAGTATGGAAGGATTTAGGTTTTCCGCCTCTTGTCACGCCCATGAGTCAGATGGTCGGAACGCAAGCTGTTTTTAATGTCTTAGCTGGCGAACGCTATCGTATGGTTCCTACCGAAGTAAAAGATTACCTCCATGGCAAATATGGAAAGACGCCTGTACCAGTCAAAGAGGATTTTCGTAAATCAATCATTGGTGATGATAAAGTCATTACTCATCGCCCGGCTGATGATATCGCTCCTGAATTTGAAAAACTAAAAAAAGAATTAGGTGAATTAGCTAAAACGGATGAAGATGTTTTGACTTATGCGCTATTTCCTCAAGTAGGAAAAGCCTATTTGAAAAAGAAATATCATCCGGAAGAAGATGAGAATCACCCTATCAGAATTCAAGCTCGTTATCGGAGAGGAGGATAA
- a CDS encoding OadG family protein: MSDSFGLMDGIIVTVVAMAVVFIVLSSLWGLMELVRRLVVSFSKSSVLNAEPIETETKLVADPEREKIAVLAALTLAYNDHPTKKYEIIEVNRVK; this comes from the coding sequence ATGTCTGACTCATTTGGTTTAATGGATGGCATCATTGTGACAGTAGTGGCAATGGCCGTTGTCTTTATTGTTCTCTCCTCACTATGGGGACTTATGGAATTGGTTCGCAGACTAGTTGTATCATTTAGCAAGAGTAGCGTTTTAAACGCCGAACCAATAGAAACAGAAACAAAACTTGTTGCGGACCCCGAACGAGAAAAAATAGCAGTTCTCGCAGCTCTTACACTTGCTTACAACGACCACCCCACAAAGAAGTATGAAATTATTGAAGTAAATCGAGTTAAATAG
- a CDS encoding biotin/lipoyl-containing protein, whose amino-acid sequence MKNYEIEVDGQVYHVKVRELPDDADMSASAGTEKAVDENKTTSKSPSASGTQIKSPMSGSILQVLVKPGQSVKAGDNLLILEAMKMENEIVAPEDGTVKEVLVKANDNVESDQILLVF is encoded by the coding sequence ATGAAAAATTATGAAATTGAAGTAGATGGACAAGTATATCACGTCAAAGTCCGCGAATTGCCGGATGACGCAGATATGTCTGCATCTGCAGGAACAGAAAAAGCGGTTGATGAAAATAAAACCACTTCCAAGTCACCTTCAGCTTCTGGAACCCAAATCAAATCTCCCATGTCGGGTAGTATTCTACAAGTTCTCGTCAAGCCTGGACAATCCGTAAAAGCCGGAGACAATTTACTCATACTTGAAGCAATGAAAATGGAAAATGAAATCGTCGCACCTGAAGATGGAACCGTAAAAGAAGTGCTTGTCAAAGCAAACGACAACGTAGAATCTGATCAAATACTGCTAGTATTTTAG
- a CDS encoding sodium ion-translocating decarboxylase subunit beta produces the protein MLKALIDLWNTSGLANMTYKEVTMIAIACIFLYLAIKKGYEPYLLIPIAFGILLVNLPLTGLMYPPENGEPGGLLYYLFQGTDLGIYPPLIFLCLGASTDFGPLLANPKTLLLGGAAQFGIFAAFFGALALNMTPEESSALGIIGGADGPTAIYLTAKLASHLLPTIALAAYSYMALVPIIQPPIMRLLTTEEERKTEMKQLRHVSKTEKILFPIITTIFISLIVPSATALIGMLMLGNLIRESGQVPKLTETLQNAMMYIITIILGITVGAKATGELFLSLTTLKIVALGLFAFAIGTASGVLMGKVMYKLSGGKINPLIGAAGVSAVPMAARVVQKEGIKYNPSNYLLMHAMGPNVAGVIGSAVAAGVLLSFFG, from the coding sequence ATGCTGAAAGCATTAATCGACTTGTGGAATACTTCTGGCTTAGCAAACATGACGTACAAAGAAGTCACCATGATTGCCATTGCCTGTATCTTTTTATATTTAGCAATAAAGAAAGGCTATGAACCCTACTTACTAATCCCGATTGCTTTTGGTATTTTATTAGTAAATCTCCCTTTGACTGGATTAATGTATCCCCCAGAAAATGGAGAACCTGGAGGACTTCTATATTATTTATTCCAAGGTACCGATTTAGGCATCTATCCTCCTCTTATCTTTTTATGTTTGGGAGCCTCAACGGATTTTGGCCCATTGCTAGCTAATCCAAAGACTCTCCTGTTGGGTGGTGCCGCCCAGTTTGGTATTTTTGCAGCTTTCTTTGGGGCTCTAGCGTTAAATATGACTCCTGAAGAATCCTCTGCCCTCGGCATTATTGGGGGCGCGGACGGTCCTACCGCCATTTATTTAACAGCCAAATTAGCCAGCCACTTATTACCCACCATTGCCTTAGCTGCTTACTCTTATATGGCTTTAGTTCCGATTATTCAGCCCCCTATTATGCGACTATTAACGACCGAGGAAGAAAGAAAAACAGAAATGAAACAGCTTCGACACGTAAGTAAGACAGAAAAGATTTTATTTCCTATTATTACCACCATTTTTATCAGTTTAATTGTTCCATCTGCTACTGCATTAATTGGTATGCTTATGTTAGGAAACTTGATTCGGGAAAGTGGACAAGTTCCAAAGCTAACGGAGACCTTACAAAATGCGATGATGTATATCATTACCATCATTCTGGGTATTACGGTTGGCGCAAAAGCAACAGGAGAACTTTTCTTATCCCTTACCACCTTAAAAATTGTTGCATTAGGATTATTTGCTTTTGCAATTGGAACAGCATCTGGAGTGCTGATGGGCAAGGTAATGTATAAACTTAGCGGCGGAAAAATCAACCCGCTCATTGGTGCTGCTGGCGTTTCAGCTGTTCCCATGGCTGCACGTGTTGTCCAAAAAGAAGGCATCAAATACAACCCATCTAATTATTTATTAATGCACGCAATGGGACCTAATGTAGCAGGTGTCATTGGATCTGCGGTCGCTGCTGGAGTGCTATTATCATTCTTTGGATAA
- a CDS encoding Crp/Fnr family transcriptional regulator, producing the protein MNKSCISCNHHNHEEIDVHTTCVSLVPIFNHLEDEQMFEIAKLAKSKKYKKGEYIYQPDDTADSLYIINKGLVRIFHLTESGKEQLVRFLNPGDFTGELAVFRTSHHDSFAEAVKDTTVCMVTREDLQSLLSKYPAISLKIMEEFSNRLDQSEKQTTLVATEKVEARLAMFLVELLEEGEKEVILPMTKKDLASYLGTTPETLSRKLSSLEERDLIKQVTNKRIIIKDADTLLLV; encoded by the coding sequence ATGAATAAATCATGTATCTCTTGTAACCACCATAATCATGAAGAAATCGATGTGCATACGACATGTGTTTCCTTAGTCCCTATTTTTAATCATTTAGAGGATGAGCAAATGTTCGAAATTGCTAAACTTGCAAAATCAAAGAAGTACAAAAAAGGAGAATATATTTATCAACCAGATGACACTGCGGACTCTCTCTACATTATCAATAAAGGATTAGTACGTATTTTTCATCTAACTGAATCTGGAAAAGAACAACTCGTGCGCTTTCTTAATCCTGGAGATTTTACTGGTGAATTAGCTGTTTTTCGTACCTCACATCACGATTCTTTTGCAGAGGCGGTGAAGGACACAACCGTCTGTATGGTGACAAGGGAGGACCTCCAATCATTACTATCAAAATATCCAGCTATTTCCTTGAAAATTATGGAAGAATTTTCCAATCGTTTGGACCAATCTGAAAAGCAAACTACTCTTGTAGCTACTGAAAAGGTAGAAGCTCGTTTAGCGATGTTTTTAGTAGAGTTGCTAGAGGAAGGGGAAAAAGAAGTGATTCTGCCGATGACAAAAAAAGATTTAGCCTCTTATTTAGGAACTACACCAGAAACATTGAGTAGAAAACTAAGCTCTTTAGAAGAACGCGACTTGATTAAGCAAGTTACCAATAAACGTATTATTATAAAGGACGCTGATACACTTCTTCTTGTTTAA